A portion of the Meriones unguiculatus strain TT.TT164.6M chromosome 14, Bangor_MerUng_6.1, whole genome shotgun sequence genome contains these proteins:
- the LOC110556742 gene encoding basic salivary proline-rich protein 1-like — MDTPALPESMRTEAPDGGGREPGQAAAQRPASPALGCLRGGESELHAPSAPPPPDFSPKPAFSGSQSPQEVLDPSLHCPRGAETHIPPRRPKPTSNSGYTVPLGRPGISVLSPVPTLPQSARRSSDSRFPFQTPSRRRDSTLPGAPSSPRRTPDSAPLGPGSLRRRGTPNAARPLGETRAVPPSRSAPQELSLGPLRPSEPPAPPRQSRSPPMLEASPQPPAPTGRAELRPPLGRVPASAPRGARPLRLRDGRRSPRPPRPARSGASRPRGQESGSLSPALGVRPGPPRSAPEASREPRLVGTPAAAGRPGRGGATDARPRPPPGRGGGRRCLGLRRVLRLSAVPSLQARTPPRSDAGRHRPPLPGGFAVRQRWRPRPPGVPKARARRRGGGVTH; from the coding sequence ATGGACACGCCCGCTCTCCCCGAGAGCATGCGTACTGAGGCCCCGGATGGTGGGGGAAGGGAACCGGGACAGGCAGCAGCCCAGCGCCCGGCAAGCCCCGCCCTTGGCTGCCTTCGGGGCGGTGAATCTGAGCTCCACGCCCCGagcgcccctcccccacccgacTTCAGCCCGAAACCGGCTTTCTCCGGGTCCCAATCACCCCAGGAAGTTCTGGATCCCTCCCTGCACTGTCCTCGGGGTGCCGAGACGCACATCCCACCCCGTCGCCCAAAGCCGACAAGTAACTCTGGCTACACAGTCCCGCTGGGGAGGCCGGGTATCTCGGTTCTGAGCCCCGTCCCCACTCTCCCCCAGTCGGCTCGACGTTCCAGCGACTCTCGCTTTCCTTTCCAAACTCCCAGCCGGCGCCGAGACTCGACTCTCCCCGGCGCCCCCTCCTCACCACGGCGCACCCCAGACTCGGCGCCTCTGGGACCCGGGTCCCTCCGACGCCGCGGGACCCCGAACGCCGCCCGCCCACTCGGGGAGACCCGAGCTGTCCCACCCTCCAGGTCCGCGCCCCAGGAGCTCTCCCTCGGTCCCCTGCGCCCCTCCGAACCCCCGGCTCCTCCTCGACAGTCCCGCTCCCCGCCGATGCTGGAGGCCAGTCCGCAGCCCCCGGCGCCCACCGGTCGCGCCGAGCTGCGCCCTCCACTCGGGCGCGTCCCCGCTTCCGCCCCCCGCGGGGCGCGCCCCCTCCGCCTCAGGGACGGCCGCCGCTCACCTCGGCCGCCACGGCCAGCCCGCAGCGGAGCGTCTCGGCCGCGCGGGCAGGAGTCCGGCTCACTTTCCCCGGCGCTCGGGGTCCGGCCGGGGCCGCCGCGCTCCGCCCCGGAGGCCAGCCGCGAGCCACGATTGGTCGGAACCCCGGCCGCCGCGGGGCGCCCCGGGCGAGGCGGAGCTACGGACGCCAGGCCCCGTCCACCGCCGGGGCGAGGCGGGGGGCGGCGCTGCCTTGGACTCCGCCGTGTCCTCCGTCTCTCTGCCGTCCCCTCACTCCAGGCCCGGACCCCACCGCGGAGCGACGCCGGGCGACACCGTCCTCCCCTGCCCGGCGGTTTCGCAGTCCGGCAGCGGTGGAGGCCACGCCCCCCCGGAGTTCCGAAAGCTCGGGCTAGGCGGAGGGGGGGAGGGGTGACGCACTAA
- the Blvrb gene encoding flavin reductase (NADPH) isoform X2, with protein MADVDKTVAGQDAVVVVLGTGNDLSPTTVMSEGARNIVAAMKAHGVDKVVACTSAFLLWDPAKVPPRLQDVTDDHIRMHKVLQESGLKYVAVMPPHIGDQPLTGAYTVTLDARGPSRVISKHDLGHFMLRCLTTDEYDGHSTYPSHQYD; from the exons ATGGCCGATGTGGACAAGACGGTGGCTGGGCAGGACGCCGTCGTCGTTGTGCTGGGCACTGGCAACGACCTCA GTCCCACTACAGTAATGTCCGAGGGCGCCCGGAACATTGTGGCAGCCATGAAGGCGCATGGAGTGGACAAGGTCGTGGCCTGCACCTCGG CCTTCCTACTGTGGGACCCGGCCAAGGTGCCCCCTCGCCTGCAGGACGTGACGGATGACCACATCCGGATGCACAAGGTGCTGCAGGAGTCAGGCCTGAAGTACGTGGCCGTGATGCCCCCGCACATAG GGGACCAGCCACTAACCGGGGCGTACACGGTGACCCTGGACGCACGGGGGCCCTCGAGGGTCATATCCAAGCATGACCTGGGCCACTTCATGCTCCGCTGCCTCACCACGGATGAGTATGACGGGCACAGCACCTACCCCTCCCACCAGTATGACTAG
- the Blvrb gene encoding flavin reductase (NADPH) isoform X1 gives MAVKKIAIFGATGRTGLTTLAQAVQAGYEVTVLVRDPGKLPSEGPQPAHVVVGDVRQMADVDKTVAGQDAVVVVLGTGNDLSPTTVMSEGARNIVAAMKAHGVDKVVACTSAFLLWDPAKVPPRLQDVTDDHIRMHKVLQESGLKYVAVMPPHIGDQPLTGAYTVTLDARGPSRVISKHDLGHFMLRCLTTDEYDGHSTYPSHQYD, from the exons ATGGCTGTCAAGAAGATCGCGATCTTCGGTGCCACCGGCAGGACCGGGCTCACCACCCTGGCGCAGGCGGTGCAAGCAG GTTACGAGGTGACGGTGCTGGTTCGAGACCCCGGCAAGCTGCCGTCAGAGGGGCCCCAGCCAGCCCACGTAGTGGTGGGAGACGTTCGGCAGATGGCCGATGTGGACAAGACGGTGGCTGGGCAGGACGCCGTCGTCGTTGTGCTGGGCACTGGCAACGACCTCA GTCCCACTACAGTAATGTCCGAGGGCGCCCGGAACATTGTGGCAGCCATGAAGGCGCATGGAGTGGACAAGGTCGTGGCCTGCACCTCGG CCTTCCTACTGTGGGACCCGGCCAAGGTGCCCCCTCGCCTGCAGGACGTGACGGATGACCACATCCGGATGCACAAGGTGCTGCAGGAGTCAGGCCTGAAGTACGTGGCCGTGATGCCCCCGCACATAG GGGACCAGCCACTAACCGGGGCGTACACGGTGACCCTGGACGCACGGGGGCCCTCGAGGGTCATATCCAAGCATGACCTGGGCCACTTCATGCTCCGCTGCCTCACCACGGATGAGTATGACGGGCACAGCACCTACCCCTCCCACCAGTATGACTAG